Proteins from a genomic interval of Sinobacterium caligoides:
- a CDS encoding glycosyl hydrolase 108 family protein — MQTFNESLRKVISDEGGYLLHTIKGDKGGETFAGITRKNFPGAGVWGLIDGGKPHDSDEVKASVADFYYKTYWQPLLCGELLDSGTADMLFSFAINMGSRTAVKRLQIAVHTKPDGVMGEVTKAAANTKAVQTRYCYALSIIGRYRDIIAANRTQKRFITGWLNRVLNKVGF; from the coding sequence ATGCAAACTTTCAATGAGTCACTTAGAAAAGTAATCAGTGACGAAGGCGGGTACCTGTTACATACGATTAAAGGTGATAAAGGCGGTGAAACTTTTGCTGGGATTACCCGTAAGAACTTCCCTGGTGCCGGTGTTTGGGGGTTAATTGATGGAGGAAAGCCACATGATAGTGACGAGGTGAAAGCGTCGGTGGCTGACTTCTACTACAAGACTTATTGGCAACCGCTACTTTGTGGTGAATTATTAGACAGCGGAACCGCGGATATGCTGTTCTCTTTTGCTATCAACATGGGTAGTAGGACAGCAGTTAAGCGCTTACAAATAGCTGTGCACACAAAGCCTGACGGGGTCATGGGTGAGGTGACCAAGGCGGCAGCTAACACGAAAGCAGTGCAGACTCGGTATTGTTATGCGCTATCTATCATTGGTCGTTACCGCGACATTATTGCAGCCAACCGAACTCAAAAAAGATTTATAACGGGGTGGCTGAACCGGGTGCTAAACAAGGTAGGATTTTAG